One region of Oryza sativa Japonica Group chromosome 5, ASM3414082v1 genomic DNA includes:
- the LOC4337652 gene encoding transcription factor IIIA isoform X1 — protein sequence MGSVELGAEEREVAGGEGGSKGAAPPARDIRRYKCDFCSVVRSKKGLIRAHVLEHHKDEVDDLDDYLGRGGGETCKEMDHDCKVCGASFKKPAHLRQHMQSHSLERPFSCHVDGCPFSYSRKDHLNRHLLTHQGKLFACPMEGCNRKFTIKGNIQRHVQEMHKDGSPCESKKEFICPEENCGKTFKYASKLQKHEESHVKLDYSEVICCEPGCMKAFTNLECLKAHNKSCHRHVVCDVCGTKQLKKNFKRHQRMHEGSCVTERVRCHLKDCKLSFSKKSNLDKHVKAVHEQKRPFVCGFSGCGKSFSYKHVRDNHEKSSAHVYVQANFEEIDGERPRQAGGRKRKAIPVESLMRKRVAAPDDDAPACDDGTEYLRWLLSG from the exons ATGGGGAGCGTGGAGCTCGGAGCGGAGGAAAGGGAggtcgccggcggggagggggggagCAAGGGGGCGGCGCCTCCTGCTAGGGATATTAGGCGGTACAAGTGCGATTTCTGCAGTGTCGTCCGTTCCAAGAAGGGGTTGATCCGTGCCCACGTCCTCGAACACCATAAG GATGAAGTGGATGATTTGGATGATTACTTGGGACGTGGTGGCGGCGAGACGTGCAAAGAGATGGACCATGATTGCAAGGTGTGCGGTGCTAGTTTTAAGAAGCCGGCCCATTTGAGGCAACACATGCAGAGCCATTCACTTGAG AGGCCCTTTTCCTGCCATGTAGATGGTTGCCCCTTCAGCTATAGCAGGAAGGACCATTTGAACCGGCATCTACTTACACATCAAGGAAAGCTATTTGCATGCCCCATGGAAGGATGCAACCGTAAGTTCACTATAAAGGGTAATATCCAAAGGCATGTTCAGGAAATGCATAAAGATGGCTCTCCTTGTGAAAGCAAGAAAGAGTTCATCTGTCCTGAGGAAAACTGTGGGAAGACTTTTAAATATGCTTCTAAGTTACAGAAGCATGAGGAATCACATG TCAAGTTGGATTATAGTGAAGTTATCTGCTGTGAACCAGGCTGCATGAAGGCATTTACCAACTTGGAATGCCTCAAGGCCCATAACAAATCTTGTCATCGACATGTTGTCTGTGATGTCTGTGGAACCAAACAGCTGAAGAAGAACTTCAAACGTCATCAGAGAATGCATGAAGGTTCCTGTGTTACTGAGAGGGTTCGATGCCACCTCAAGGACTGCAAGTTGTCATTTTCAAAG AAATCCAATCTGGACAAGCATGTGAAAGCAGTCCATGAGCAGAAGCGACCCTTTGTATGTGGATTCTCTGGGTGTGGCAAGAGTTTTTCGTACAAGCATGTAAGGGACAACCATGAGAAATCTAGTGCTCATGTGTACGTTCAG GCTAATTTCGAAGAAATTGACGGGGAACGACCACGTCAAGCAGGTGGGAGGAAGAGGAAAGCCATACCTGTGGAGAGTTTGATGCGGAAGAGGGTAGCTGCTCCTGATGATGATGCCCCAGCTTGTGATGATGGAACTGAGTATTTGAGATGGCTTCTCTCAGGCTGA
- the LOC4337652 gene encoding transcription factor IIIA isoform X2, whose translation MDHDCKVCGASFKKPAHLRQHMQSHSLERPFSCHVDGCPFSYSRKDHLNRHLLTHQGKLFACPMEGCNRKFTIKGNIQRHVQEMHKDGSPCESKKEFICPEENCGKTFKYASKLQKHEESHVKLDYSEVICCEPGCMKAFTNLECLKAHNKSCHRHVVCDVCGTKQLKKNFKRHQRMHEGSCVTERVRCHLKDCKLSFSKKSNLDKHVKAVHEQKRPFVCGFSGCGKSFSYKHVRDNHEKSSAHVYVQANFEEIDGERPRQAGGRKRKAIPVESLMRKRVAAPDDDAPACDDGTEYLRWLLSG comes from the exons ATGGACCATGATTGCAAGGTGTGCGGTGCTAGTTTTAAGAAGCCGGCCCATTTGAGGCAACACATGCAGAGCCATTCACTTGAG AGGCCCTTTTCCTGCCATGTAGATGGTTGCCCCTTCAGCTATAGCAGGAAGGACCATTTGAACCGGCATCTACTTACACATCAAGGAAAGCTATTTGCATGCCCCATGGAAGGATGCAACCGTAAGTTCACTATAAAGGGTAATATCCAAAGGCATGTTCAGGAAATGCATAAAGATGGCTCTCCTTGTGAAAGCAAGAAAGAGTTCATCTGTCCTGAGGAAAACTGTGGGAAGACTTTTAAATATGCTTCTAAGTTACAGAAGCATGAGGAATCACATG TCAAGTTGGATTATAGTGAAGTTATCTGCTGTGAACCAGGCTGCATGAAGGCATTTACCAACTTGGAATGCCTCAAGGCCCATAACAAATCTTGTCATCGACATGTTGTCTGTGATGTCTGTGGAACCAAACAGCTGAAGAAGAACTTCAAACGTCATCAGAGAATGCATGAAGGTTCCTGTGTTACTGAGAGGGTTCGATGCCACCTCAAGGACTGCAAGTTGTCATTTTCAAAG AAATCCAATCTGGACAAGCATGTGAAAGCAGTCCATGAGCAGAAGCGACCCTTTGTATGTGGATTCTCTGGGTGTGGCAAGAGTTTTTCGTACAAGCATGTAAGGGACAACCATGAGAAATCTAGTGCTCATGTGTACGTTCAG GCTAATTTCGAAGAAATTGACGGGGAACGACCACGTCAAGCAGGTGGGAGGAAGAGGAAAGCCATACCTGTGGAGAGTTTGATGCGGAAGAGGGTAGCTGCTCCTGATGATGATGCCCCAGCTTGTGATGATGGAACTGAGTATTTGAGATGGCTTCTCTCAGGCTGA
- the LOC9271583 gene encoding uncharacterized protein, whose product MYQMAKKAELEEQGRSVARYIRKLYIQRCKKLNIEFEEDEEPEGVLHPSDAGPFQHTDKEYATPNPNDVGHLSEIPSQQEQAEMPRLPCLNKPVEYCMSDEYIDLLDKKAKAFFSRVSPVKQRSRKETIANGLQYLTEEAFLAFRNYIAEKDAFEEVDYKFGEILHHCFSVMEYRKVYCHYNFTVEMKNKDEECWTSRLYFAETKLMHGVKYYFCTPLEATDDGCCNACKNQGVNELKHPSEGGYEKGQSSTRCQYFDGDSDEEC is encoded by the exons ATGTACCAGATGGCAAAGAAAGCTGAGCTGGAGGAGCAAGGACGCAGTGTAGCACGATACATTCGTAAATTATATATCCAGCG ATGCAAGAAGTTGAATATTGAGtttgaggaggacgaggagcctGAGGGAGTGCTACATCCAAGTGACGCCGGTCCTTTTCAACACACTGATAAAGAATATGCCACTCCAAACCCTAATGATGTTGGCCACTTGTCAGAAATACCATCACAACAAGAACAGGCTGAAATGCCACGTCTTCCTTG CTTAAACAAACCAGTGGAATATTGCATGTCTGATGAGTACATCGATCTGCTAGACAAGAAAGCAAAGGCCTTTTTTAGTAGGGTGAGCCCGGTGAAGCAACGTTCTCGGAAAGAAACAATTGCGAATGGACTTCAATATTTGACCGAGGAAGCATTCTTAGCGTTCAGAAACTATATTGCAGAAAAGGATGCTTTTGAG gAAGTTGATTACAAGTTTGGTGAAATATTGCACCACTGCTTTAGTGTTATGGAATATAGGAAGGTTTATTGCCACTATAATTTCACTGTTGAGATGAAGAATAAGGATGAGGAATGCTGGACCTCTAGGCTTTATTTTGCTGAAACAAAGCTGATGCATGGCGTCAAGTATTATTTTTGCACTCCACTTGAGGCAACTGATGATG GTTGTTGCAATGCATGCAAAAACCAAGGTGTTAATGAGCTCAAGCACCCATCTGAAGGAGGCTACGAGAAAGGTCAAAGTAGCACTCGGTGCCAGTACTTTGATGGAGATTCTGATGAGGAATGCTGA
- the LOC4337653 gene encoding large ribosomal subunit protein uL10c has protein sequence MTSVRAVGSTLPSIRAAAELARQELLRRELVECQLVAGIWCHGFTVSQLRSIRASLPPTARLVVAKNSDVAAAVAGTRWEAVRPFARGMNAWLFVRSDEIPPALRPYRDFQKEWKLQLNDFTGAVFEGRLYSPDDFAQLESMPTRVQSYQYLVGCLQMPAVSVLAALRARQEAMAQPPPADEPAPTPPADK, from the coding sequence atGACGTCCGTGCGCGCCGTGGGGTCCACGCTGCCGTCgatccgcgcggcggcggagctggccCGGCAGGAGCTGCTGCGGCGGGAGCTGGTGGAGTGCCAGCTGGTGGCGGGCATCTGGTGCCACGGGTTCACGGTGTCGCAGCTGCGGAGCATCCGCGCCAGCctgccgccgacggcgaggctGGTTGTGGCGAAGAACTcggacgtggcggcggcggtggccgggacGCGGTGGGAGGCGGTGCGGCCGTTCGCGCGGGGGATGAACGCGTGGCTGTTCGTCCGCTCCGACGAGATCCCGCCGGCGCTGCGGCCGTACCGCGACTTCCAGAAGGAGTGGAAGCTGCAGCTCAACGACTTCACTGGCGCCGTCTTCGAGGGCCGCCTCTACAGCCCCGACGACTTCGCGCAGCTCGAGTCCATGCCCACCAGGGTCCAGTCCTACCAGTACCTCGTCGGCTGCCTCCAGATGCCCGCCGTCTccgtcctcgccgcgctccgcgcTCGCCAGGAGGCCatggcgcagccgccgcccgccgacgaGCCGGCTCCAACGCCACCGGCGGACAAGTGA
- the LOC4337652 gene encoding transcription factor IIIA isoform X3, whose amino-acid sequence MEGCNRKFTIKGNIQRHVQEMHKDGSPCESKKEFICPEENCGKTFKYASKLQKHEESHVKLDYSEVICCEPGCMKAFTNLECLKAHNKSCHRHVVCDVCGTKQLKKNFKRHQRMHEGSCVTERVRCHLKDCKLSFSKKSNLDKHVKAVHEQKRPFVCGFSGCGKSFSYKHVRDNHEKSSAHVYVQANFEEIDGERPRQAGGRKRKAIPVESLMRKRVAAPDDDAPACDDGTEYLRWLLSG is encoded by the exons ATGGAAGGATGCAACCGTAAGTTCACTATAAAGGGTAATATCCAAAGGCATGTTCAGGAAATGCATAAAGATGGCTCTCCTTGTGAAAGCAAGAAAGAGTTCATCTGTCCTGAGGAAAACTGTGGGAAGACTTTTAAATATGCTTCTAAGTTACAGAAGCATGAGGAATCACATG TCAAGTTGGATTATAGTGAAGTTATCTGCTGTGAACCAGGCTGCATGAAGGCATTTACCAACTTGGAATGCCTCAAGGCCCATAACAAATCTTGTCATCGACATGTTGTCTGTGATGTCTGTGGAACCAAACAGCTGAAGAAGAACTTCAAACGTCATCAGAGAATGCATGAAGGTTCCTGTGTTACTGAGAGGGTTCGATGCCACCTCAAGGACTGCAAGTTGTCATTTTCAAAG AAATCCAATCTGGACAAGCATGTGAAAGCAGTCCATGAGCAGAAGCGACCCTTTGTATGTGGATTCTCTGGGTGTGGCAAGAGTTTTTCGTACAAGCATGTAAGGGACAACCATGAGAAATCTAGTGCTCATGTGTACGTTCAG GCTAATTTCGAAGAAATTGACGGGGAACGACCACGTCAAGCAGGTGGGAGGAAGAGGAAAGCCATACCTGTGGAGAGTTTGATGCGGAAGAGGGTAGCTGCTCCTGATGATGATGCCCCAGCTTGTGATGATGGAACTGAGTATTTGAGATGGCTTCTCTCAGGCTGA
- the LOC4337650 gene encoding uncharacterized protein — MALTSAQRIALTVSFFGLLSFLLGVIAENKKPPYGTPIKGKDVVICKFPSDPTIAMGSLSVVSLVLTTIVGHAAIFYPYKSKSVPRGALFRSASLSAFFVIAELVSALAFAMLLWATVTEGLHRSNNIHHDLDTQCPTAKTGLFGGAAFLALDAALFWLVCQMLALNARSDYLDEDDKGDYGQVFASDVDGTKV, encoded by the exons ATGGCTCTCACTTCGGCTCAACGGATTGCTCTCACTGTCTCTTTCTTTGGCCTTCTCTCCTTCTTACTTGGTGTCATCGCAGAAAACAAGAAG CCTCCTTATGGAACTCCTATCAAAGGAAAGGATGTTGTCATCTGCAAGTTCCCAAGTGACCCAACTATTGCAATGGGAAGCCTCTCCGTGGTGTCACTTGTGTTAACCACCATCGTAGGGCATGCCGCTATCTTCTATCCATACAAGAGCAAGTCTGTTCCTCGCGGAGCATTATTTCGAAGCGCCAGCTTATCTGCGTTCTTCGTTATTGCTGA GCTTGTCTCAGCTCTGGCGTTTGCAATGTTGCTCTGGGCAACGGTCACCGAGGGTCTTCACCGAAGCAACAACATCCACCATGACCTGGATACCCAGTGCCCTACTGCGAAGACTGGCCTCTTTGGAGGAGCCGCTTTCCTGGCCCTTGATGCTGCTCTCTTCTGGCTTGTTTGCCAGATGCTAGCTCTCAATGCAAGGTCTGACTATCTGGATGAGGATGACAAGGGCGATTATGGCCAGGTTTTTGCTTCTGATGTTGATGGCACAAAGGTCTGA
- the LOC4337651 gene encoding thylakoid membrane protein TERC, chloroplastic, producing the protein MASASTAVASATAGTTRSFEKLSAPWMIGRGHVALPPSPGRYPAVTVAAASRRTGEGGRRRRRARGADQEDGLSLSSEIEAPSSTPPVRTTDKESTKPASETGITKKGSAIRRVTLVVLAAVFFGVSIALRDGVGKASEYFAGYLLEQSLSVDNLFVFVLVFKYFKVPQEYQNRVLSYGIAGAVIFRTVMITLGAATIQRFEAVNLLLALILLFTSYKLFAEEDEESDLSDNFIVKTCQRFIPVTDYYDGDRFFTTQEGLWKATPLLLTVAVIELSDIAFAIDSIPAVFGVTRDPLIVLSSNIFAISGLRSLYVLISESMSELDYLQPAIGIVLGFIGTKMVFDFFGYHIPTEASLAIVTTCLSGGVILSLRKASTEEKDK; encoded by the exons atggcctccgcctccaccgccgtggCCAGCGCCACCGCCGGGACCACCCGTTCCTTCGAGAAGCTATCTGCCCCATGGATGATAGGCCGGGGACACGTGGCGCTCCCCCCGTCGCCGGGGCGTTATCCCGCGGTCACGGTGGCCGCGGCGTCGCGTCGCACCGGCGAaggtgggaggaggcggaggagagccAGGGGTGCTGATCAGGAGGATGGCCTCTCCCTCAGCTCCG AAATTGAGGCACCAAGTTCCACTCCCCCCGTTCGCACTACCGACAAGGAGAGCACGAAACCTGCATCAGAAACCGGAATCACAAAGAAAGGATCAGCCATTAGAAGAGTTACTTTGGTG GTCCTTGCTGCGGTTTTCTTCGGCGTTAGCATCGCCCTGAGGGATGGGGTTGGGAAGGCATCTGAATATTTTGCTGG ATATTTATTGGAACAGAGTTTGTCAGTAGACAATCTCTTTGTTTTTGTTCTGGTCTTCAAGTATTTTAAAGTGCCACAGGAATACCAG AACCGGGTGCTCTCTTATGGTATTGCTGGAGCAGTGATCTTCCGCACGGTGATGATCACCCTAGGAGCAGCTACGATTCAG AGGTTTGAAGCAGTGAACCTATTATTGGCTTTGATCCTGCTATTCACTTCATATAAG TTatttgctgaagaagatgaagaatcTGATCTATCTGACAATTTCATAGTGAAAACATGCCAAAGATTCATTCCTGTCACTG ATTACTACGATGGTGATCGGTTTTTCACAACTCAAGAAGGTTTATGGAAA GCCACACCTTTGCTGTTGACTGTGGCAGTGATCGAACTAAGTGATATTGCTTTCGCT ATTGACTCAATACCAGCAGTTTTTGGTGTCACAAGGGATCCACTTATAGtgttatcatcaaatatttttgCTATTTCTG GTTTGAGGTCACTCTACGTACTCATTTCTGAAAGCATGTCTGAATTGGACTATTTGCAG cctGCAATTGGTATAGTTTTGGGCTTCATAGGGACAAAGATGGTCTTTGACTTTTTTG GTTATCATATACCAACTGAAGCTTCGCTTGCTATTGTTACCACGTGTCTAAGTGGTGGAGTAATATTGAGTCTTAGGAAAGCATCAACTGAAGAAAAGGACAAGTAG